The segment AAGTCATTCCCAGTACCGCAAGGAATAATACCAAGTATACTACTACTTCCAATTAAGCCATTTAAAACTTCATTAACAGTACCGTCTCCTCCAACTGCATAAATTCTATGGAAACCTTTTTTTGAAAAGTCTTTGGCAAGCTCTGTAGCTTGGCCTTTATATTCAGTTATTTTTATTTCAAATTCATGATCTAAGTCATTAAAATAATTTTCTATAAGCGGTATATACTTAAGAGCATCACCTTTACCTGCTGAAGGGTTTAATATAAATAAATGTTTTGTCATCATACACCTCTCGATAAAATAAAATTAGTACATATACATTATACAATAATGTGCTATAAAGTAAATTCCTAAAACAAGATTATAAGAGGAGAAAGCTTTTGTACAGTAACATTATAAAATAAAAGGCAAGTTCTTAATTTTTATGCTATAATATAATACTAGGTAATGGATGGTTTAATTATGGAAGTGTGTATAATCTTTTTAGGAGGCAATGTATGAATTTTGTTATTTTTGACATGGAATTCAATAATTATAACAGGGAATTATTTGATAGAAGTAAGAGTTCGGATATAAATGCACAATGCCCTAATGAAATAATAGAAATTGGAGCTATGAAACTGGACAAAGATTTAAATGTGATAGATAATTTGAAGCTCTATATAAAACCTGTGATATATAGACACATAAATCCTGTTGTAGCTGGGATGACAGGTATTACCGAGGAACAGTTAAATAAGGGAGTAGATTTTTGTACTGCTATAGAAAAATTTAGAATATTTTCAGGAGAAAATATGATTATCTGTTCTTGGGCAAAAGATGATATTATAGAACTTATTAGAAATGCGAATTTTCATAAGTATAAAAATTTATCATGGATTGATAAATACATAGATATACAAGACTATTGTACCAAAGCTTTAGGTGAGAAGAATTGCCTTTCATTAAAAAGAGCATTGAGTAAATTAAACATAGATTTTAATGAGGAAGAGCTACATGATGCATTGTATGATACAGAGTTTACCGTTGAGGTTTTTAAAAAAATATATCATATGAGAGATTTAAAGGAGTATATAGTAGAAAATATACATGCAATGCCAGCTATTACAGTAACAAATGCATCAGAAGTTCACATAGAAGAAGAATGCATAAAATTGCACTGCCCAAAATGTAGAAAAAAGTAAAAATGAAATATCCTTTTAAATTTTTAGATTGGAGATTCATAAGTATAGGTTATTGTGAAAAATGCGGATGCAATTTTCTTGAAGAGGTAGTTGTAAAGAAGAATATTACTGGAAAGAAAACATATATAATTAAGCAAAAAATATTGAGAGAAGATAGATATTTAGAGATTATGGACAAGTATAAAATTATTAGCTAATATTATTAGATTTTAGAAGAAAGTATTCTATCCAAAAGTTTAGATGTTTAGTAACAAAGGAGGAATAGGTATGATAGAGCTTATAGCTTCAGATTTAGATGGAACACTAGTAAATGACAATGGAATAATATGCCCAAAAGTATATGAGTTAATACCTAATTTGCACAAAATGGGAATAAGGTTTGCGGCAGCTAGTGGTAGATTTTATTCTCAGCTTGATCAAAACTTTAATAAAGTAAAGGATGATATGATTTTTATAGCTCACAATGGAGCTATAATAAAGTACAATAAAAAGGGAAAAACAATATACGAAAATGCCATAGATAAACAAGATATAGATAGCGTAGTTAGTTTAAATAGAAGATTTGGTGAAGAATTCTTTTTAGCTGGAGAGGAAAATGCTTATGTAGTAAATCCTTCTAAATCTCTTCTCGAAATATTTAAAAATATGAATATACCATATATTGTGCTTGATTCCTTTGATAAAGTTAAAGATTCTATATATAAAATGACATATTATGTATCAGAGGGAATAAAACCTCATATAGTTAAAGAGTTGAAAAAGAATTTAAACTCCAATATTGAATGTGTAGTTTCTGGAGATTGTTGGATAGATATTATGAATAAAGGTGTAAATAAGGGACAAGCAATAAAGATGCTTCAGAAGATATTCGAAATTAATGGAAATGATACTATGGTTTTCGGAGACAATTATAATGACTTAGATATGTTTAAGGCTGCTAAGTATAGTTATGCTATGGAAAATGCTTGTGAAGAAGTGAAGAGTAAAGCTAATTATATTGCAGAGAGCAATAATGACGATGGAGTATATAAAGTAATTAAAAATTATATTACTTCCCTTAAGCGTTAGGTGATAGAATTGATTAGGTTAAAGTTAGAATTGAAAAAAAGTGGTAGTATAAGTTTAAAAATGTATTTATCTAAAAAAGACATGAATATATTTTTGGTAAGAAGAGTTTTAATGGAAAGTGTTAAGGTTAAGAATACAAAATTTCTAGTATATTTAGTACCTATGAAGTATTTTTGCCCTTATATAATAATTTAGAAAAGGAAATCGTTAAAATGCATGAGAATAGCATTTTGACTCTCTTTGAGTATTCTGATGAATATGACGGAGAATTTTTTTATTCTTCAAAAATCACACCTACATTTATGAAAAAATGGAGAAGTGTTGGATGTCCTAAATTGTATAAAATAAGCTTAGATAAAAAAGAAAACAAATTCAATAAAATGATTATATTTGAGAAAAAATCATTGACAGTTTAATTTCTTTGTGATAACATGATAAAAAAGTAAAATCGATGAGAGAAAGAGTAGATATTTAAGAGTACTTTAAGCGAACTTGGAGGGGTGTGAGCCAAGTAGGAAAATAAATATTGAAGGACATTCTGGAGATGTTTGTTTGAAAACTATTGTTAGTAGGACAAATCGGTTTTCACCGTTATATGAACTTAAGAGAACTTTTTTATTTAAGGTTAAAAAGGATGGTACCGTGGGATTTTACTCACTCCTAATTAGGAGTGAGTTTTTTATTTTGCTATCCATGGCAAAGCGAAATATTTTCCCTAGTAATTTTTTTAATGGTGCCTTTAAAGAGCCTTATATTTAAAAGTTAATTAGGGTGGCACCACGAATAATTCGTCCCTTAGGCAAAATTTTTGCTTAAGGGATTTTTTTGTAATATGCACTGCGCAGTGTTGTATTAAATATTTTATAGGAGGGATATTTATGCAGCGAACATTAATTAAAAATCTAGAAATGAATTTAGGTAATGAGGTATGTGTTAAAGGATGGGTTCATAGGATTAGAAAACTAAGTAAGGTAACTTTCCTAGTACTTAGGGATAGAACAGGATTAATTCAATGTGTTTTAGATAATAATAACTTTCAAATTGAAGTTAAGTTAGAATCAGTTATATGTATTTTGGGTAGGGTTGTAGAAAGTAATAATAAAATAAGAAAGGTTGAGCTTCAAGGGAGTTCTATTCAAATTATTTCAGAGGTAAAAGAAGAACTGCCAATTGAAATAAATACTAAAGAAATTAATGCTAATTTGGATACAATATTAGACCATAGAGTTTTAAGCTTAAGGCAAGAAAAGATTAATGCTATATTTAGTGTTCAAGGGATTATTGCTGAAGGCTTTAGAGAGTTTTTACTAAAGAAAGATTTTACGGAAATATATACACCTAAAATTGTATCTGAGGGAGCTGAAGGTGGAACAGCTATTTTTAAATTAAAATATTTTAATAAAGATGTATTTTTGGCTCAAAGTCCTCAGTTTTATAAGCAAATGATGGTCGGTGCTGGTTATGAAAGAGTTTTTGAAATAGCTCATGTATATAGGGCTGAAGAGCATAATACTAATAGACATTTAAATGAATATGTGAGTATGGATTTAGAAATTGGTTTTATAAAAGACGAAGAAGAAATAGTGGAATTAGAAACTAAAATTTTAAGTCATATTATGAATAAATTAAAACTAGAATCTAAGGATTTGATTCTAAATTTGGATATTAAATTGCCTAATATTAAAGAAAACATACCAAGAATTTCTTTTACAAAAGCAATTGATATATTAGAAAAAGAGTATGGTAAAAAATGCAATGAAGGGGATTTAGATCCAGAATCTGAAAAACTTATATGCAAATATGCAGAGGAAAAATTGGGGTCAGAGTTTTTATTTATAATGGATTATCCAAGAAAAAAACGACCAATGTATACTATGCCTAAAGGTAAAGATTTTACCCATTCATTTGACTTATTATTTAGAGGACTTGAGATTACAACAGGTGGACAGAGAATTCATGATTATAATATGCTAAAGGAAAATATGATATATAAGGGCTTAAATCCAGAAGATTTTAAAACTTATATGGATACCTTTAGATATGGGATGCCTCCTCATGGTGGACTTGCAATAGGACTTGAAAGACTTACAATGAAAATTTTAGGACTTAGTAATGTAAGGGAGGCTTCTTTATTTCCTAGAGATAGAACAAGAATTCTTCCCTAATTCAAAATAGATATAAATTTTTTATAATAGGTGAACTATAAAATAAAACTTCTTGTTAAATTTGGCAAGAAGTTTTATTAAAATGATTACACATTAAAAAAAATAATCATAGTATATATAAGGTGATTGCTATGAATAAAATTATAAAAAAAGATTCTAAATCAGTAATTAAATTAAAGTCTAAAGGAAAGCATCTAGTTAATGATTCAAAAGACTTAAGTATAGTAGAATATGCTAATTTAACTATTAAAAGTGAAGGATATGAAGAAAAGACGATTGTTATTCAAAATATTATAGTAGACGGAGTTTTAACAGTTAATTTAAATGGTGGGAATTTATATATAGAAAATTTAACCGTGAGTAAAATCAATATAGCATCAAAGGGTGAAAATAAAATTTATATAGACAAGAAAAGCAATATTAAAGAGATATTAATTTGGAATTCTGGAAAGATAAGTATTAATTCTTATAATTCAAAATTAAAAAGTATATTTTTGATGCCTATAGAAACTAGGGCTAAAAACTCATGCTTAAGTCTTCATGGAGTCATGAAAAACTGTGTAGTAACAGTTCTTACTGATACAGGGATTGATACTTGTGATTCATTTTCAAATAAATACATTGAAGTTGATATGAAAAAAGCTCAAGATAGTTTAAGACTTACAGGAAACTATATAAATACAAGTATGAATATTTTAAACTGTAGGTATATTAATGGAGATAAGACTAGTCCACCTGTAAATTTAAAATTGAATTTATTACAAAATAACGCAGAAATTTATTTAATGGGAAATTTAAAGTTTACAGATGTATTTGTGAAAACTAGGTTAAACCTAAAAATACTAAGCTTTCATATAAATAGATTAAATATAGCATTAAACTGTAAGAGTAATCTACAATTCTCTAAGAAAACAGTAATAAATCATTTTGAAATTGAAGCATATGTGATTTTAGATGGAGAATTAGAAGCAGTAAAAAATGCAATTAGGCAAATAATTATAGTAAAAAATACTGGAAGAATACAATTAAATTATAATAATCCTTCTTTAAGAATTCTAAGACCTATGATAGATGCAGTAAATAAACTTTCTTTATATTTTATAGATGAGGTTTATTATAATATTACAATAGGAAAATTAGAAGACATATATAATAATAAAAATATAAAAGTAAGTATAGAGAATTTAGAAAAGATAGTTTTAGATAGCCAAGTGTTTAACTTAAATCTATATTCAAAGGAAATTTTGTACAAAGCTTGTAACCCAGATTCTAGTAAAATTTATATGCAAATTGCTATTATGAAAATAAAACTTATAAGTGGTAAAACTATTTTAGAAAAAGATATATGCATTAAAGGCAAATATTTAAATATGGATATTGATTATAATAGCAGAAGTTGTTATATAAAAAATATTTACAGTGTGATTAATTATGCCTTTGTTCAGAGCTATTTAAACAATATTATTTTATTAGAAGATATCAATGTACCTAATTTCTCAATTAATATAGATAATAAAAAGATTTCTTTAGATTTAAATCAAAAGAAATTTTTACTAGATAATATTAATATAGATAATTCTTCAGTTATTATAAAAAATGGAAGCTTAATTCCAACAAGTAAGATAGTTAATTGGTGTGATGCAGGAGAAAATGAATTATATAAAGCTTTTATTAAGGTAAAAGGTGAGAAAAATTCTTGCTTAGGATTAATTTTTGAAAAATTAAATATAATGGTTGGCACTATTGATTTTGATGGACTTCAGGAAGGGCCTACAAATACTGTGCTATTTTATATAGGTGAGTGTTTAAGAAGAAGCGGAATAATAAAATTAAATATAAGAGAGTGTTTTTTGAGTTAACAAAGCAAGTAGTTAATAGTAGAGATAATGGAGAAACCTATGTAATATATACTGCTGCAAATAATAATTATATCTATAAAAATAATTTTAATAACTCTTTTGGAGGAGTAAAAATAATTGGTTGTAATCAGTGTTCACCTTCCTATGTTCGTATAGAAGAGAATGATTTTTCTTTGGTTAATGAAGATGGTGGCAATGTATTTGAGATAATTCCATATAGTTGTGGAAAAGGAGTATATATTAATGAAACCTATATTTTACCTAACTTACAGGAAGAAATTCTTAAAGAAACTGCAGAATATTTATTAATGCAAGACTATACTAATTCAAATATATTTGGAGAAGGATCAAGGGTAACTTTTGGCAAAACGAAATTGGAGAGATTATGAAAGGATTTAGTTATATTAATGGAAGTTGGCAATATAATTTAACCCCATTAATTTATCCTGATATAGTAAATAACGATATGGAACACACAATTGTATTAACATTTAAGCCTGATACTCTTTGGAGTAAGAGTATAAAGAATATTATAGTAATTAATTCGAAAAAAGAAACATTAAATAAAAATGACTACAGTGTAGATGGAAATTTAGGAAAGATATATATATATAATGTATATATGAATGATGAAAAATTACCAATGTGTAAAATGCTTTTAGAACCTGGAAATAATGAAATTATAATTGAGGCAACTTCCTATAGTGAGGCTAAAGTCAATCAATTCATTAGGGCTATTCAAATAATTAAAGTAACCAATGGAATTGGAAAAGGTCTTATGAGAATAAATAAAAAAGGTATGGAAATGATTGAGGTTAATCTTAGATCTAATCTTGGGATGAATCCTATTGCAGTGCCTACTATAGTTGAAATTATGTGATAAAATAAATGCGGCTATAGCACATTTCATATGCCGCATTTGTTTTTATACAATTTCAATTTCATAGTAACCATCAGGAATTGGAGTATCTCCTTCTGTGAGGATTTTAAAATCAACATTAAATAATTCATTACTATAATATGCTGGAGACTCTGTCCAAATATCAGAAGCATTATAATCTATAGGATAAATAAGCATTAGAGGATAACTACTTATATTTGTAGTTTCTGAGTTTACTATATTTATAGTAAAAATACATTTTCCTTCTTTAACTTCTGTTAAAGTAAAGGGTATATTTACGGTTCCCTTAGAAACAAAAATACAGAAAAAAATTTCTACAGTAGTTGATACTATACTTTCATCTAATATCTTCATGTTTAATAGATCAGATGTATTAAATGGGGAGTAGGGTAATATTTTATATACAATTATTGGGGTGGAGCTATCTATTAATAAAATATAATTATTAAAGGCCGCATTATTTAAAAGAAGCCTTAACTGGCTTTTAGATATAGAGTTTATTTCAGGCTCTAGGGTAAAAGTAACAAAATCTAGTGTAATATTTTTAATAATTATTTTTGTTTCAATCATTTTGTTTACCTCAATTCTAATAATGATTTTTTTAGAAAAAGGACTATCCAATATAGATAGTCCTTTTAAAATTAATTACTGTAAATCAGCGTATATTGAAATTTCACAATCACCTTGTAAAGCTACGTCGCTAGCGTCTTTTAAAGTTACTAGCATAGGAACTGATAAAGTTCCTCCAGATAGAACTTGAGCAAGATATGGTTTAGTAAAGCCGGTTGTGTTAATTATAATAGTACTATTTGTTGCATCTGGTGGATTGTTAAAGTAGTAAGTGCTTGCTGAAGCTTTATTTAAAGTTACATCATCAGCCATATCAATTATAGCTTTGTATCCACCAGGGCTAGTAATGGAATAATTTATAGTTGCTTCTCCACTAGAATCAAAAGTCTGAGCAAAGTCTACAAATAATCTATCGGATAAATTTCCACTTTTTGAAATAGAGGAAATAATATATTCTGTTGTTGCTTGTTCATTACCAGAAGTAAAAGTTATTTCATAATTACCATTAGCTGCATCTGTTGTATCTAAAGTCCACTGAGTAGTTGAAGTTAAAGTTCCACCTGAATTAGCTAGGGTTAAATCTGCTAGAACTATATCTTCAGCAGGGTCTGTGCCATCTGTTACGTGTACTTTAAATTTTTCTATTGCAGTTTTTTCTGCATTTGTAGTTACAGAAACTAGGGTTTGAACATAATAATTAGCCATTAATTATCCATCCTTTAATTTAAATTTGAAAACTTCAAAGTATATTAGATAAAATAGTTAATTTGTAAAGTCTTCAATATATAGTATGATGAATTGCTTATAGGTGTTAACAGATGTGTTAAGTTTTTAAAATTTTTGGGAATTTAAATTGTAATTAAAAAAACACCAAATGAACTTACTTAAGGATTTTCTTGCAAATAAGCACTATTTCATATGTAATTTAATATGGTATAATATTTATGGTAGTACATAAAATAGGTAGAATTATTTTAAAATATAGCTTTATGTAAAAATAAGTATTAAGGGAGTTGAAAGAATGAATAAGAAAAAAATAATTATAACGTTGATGGCAATAATTATTGTTGCAATTATTTTATTATTTGGGTTCTATAAGTATAATAGAAAAAAAGTTTATGATAATTTAGTAAGTAACGCTGAAGAATATATGGCACTAGAAGAATATGATAAGGCTATAGCTATGTACAAGCAAGCTATGGAATATAAGCTAAGTGATAGGGTTCAAAAAGATATTATTGAAGCAAAAATCTTAAATCAGAAAAAGAAATTTACAATATAGCTTTAGAGTTTATGAATAATAAAAAGTATCTACAGGCTATAGAGGAATTCAATAAAATAAAAAGGAAGGATAGTAAATTTTACACTAAGGCAAAGGATAAAATTGATAAATGCATAAAAATATTTAATGAAATAAATATAAATAATGCCAAAGAAAGTGCAGAAAAAAAGAATATGATAAAGCACAAAAGTATTTAAACGAAATACTAAATATAGATGAA is part of the Haloimpatiens sp. FM7315 genome and harbors:
- a CDS encoding exonuclease domain-containing protein — its product is MNFVIFDMEFNNYNRELFDRSKSSDINAQCPNEIIEIGAMKLDKDLNVIDNLKLYIKPVIYRHINPVVAGMTGITEEQLNKGVDFCTAIEKFRIFSGENMIICSWAKDDIIELIRNANFHKYKNLSWIDKYIDIQDYCTKALGEKNCLSLKRALSKLNIDFNEEELHDALYDTEFTVEVFKKIYHMRDLKEYIVENIHAMPAITVTNASEVHIEEECIKLHCPKCRKK
- a CDS encoding HAD family hydrolase, with protein sequence MIELIASDLDGTLVNDNGIICPKVYELIPNLHKMGIRFAAASGRFYSQLDQNFNKVKDDMIFIAHNGAIIKYNKKGKTIYENAIDKQDIDSVVSLNRRFGEEFFLAGEENAYVVNPSKSLLEIFKNMNIPYIVLDSFDKVKDSIYKMTYYVSEGIKPHIVKELKKNLNSNIECVVSGDCWIDIMNKGVNKGQAIKMLQKIFEINGNDTMVFGDNYNDLDMFKAAKYSYAMENACEEVKSKANYIAESNNDDGVYKVIKNYITSLKR
- the aspS gene encoding aspartate--tRNA(Asn) ligase, translating into MQRTLIKNLEMNLGNEVCVKGWVHRIRKLSKVTFLVLRDRTGLIQCVLDNNNFQIEVKLESVICILGRVVESNNKIRKVELQGSSIQIISEVKEELPIEINTKEINANLDTILDHRVLSLRQEKINAIFSVQGIIAEGFREFLLKKDFTEIYTPKIVSEGAEGGTAIFKLKYFNKDVFLAQSPQFYKQMMVGAGYERVFEIAHVYRAEEHNTNRHLNEYVSMDLEIGFIKDEEEIVELETKILSHIMNKLKLESKDLILNLDIKLPNIKENIPRISFTKAIDILEKEYGKKCNEGDLDPESEKLICKYAEEKLGSEFLFIMDYPRKKRPMYTMPKGKDFTHSFDLLFRGLEITTGGQRIHDYNMLKENMIYKGLNPEDFKTYMDTFRYGMPPHGGLAIGLERLTMKILGLSNVREASLFPRDRTRILP